Proteins encoded by one window of Vibrio rumoiensis:
- a CDS encoding HI1450 family dsDNA-mimic protein — MTDLISYDDVIEVGYDIFLEMAPDNLEAADVILFTMQFEDRGAAEVVETGDDWGQHVGFDVDKETYAEVKVGLVNEADDALDDVFARMLISRDPDNKFCHILWKRD; from the coding sequence ATGACGGATTTAATCTCTTACGATGATGTAATCGAAGTGGGCTATGACATTTTTTTGGAAATGGCACCCGACAACCTAGAAGCAGCAGATGTCATCTTATTCACAATGCAATTTGAAGACCGAGGTGCGGCTGAAGTCGTTGAGACTGGTGATGACTGGGGGCAGCACGTTGGTTTTGATGTCGATAAAGAGACTTATGCTGAAGTGAAAGTTGGATTAGTCAATGAAGCTGATGATGCTTTGGATGATGTGTTTGCTCGCATGCTGATTAGCCGAGATCCAGATAACAAGTTTTGTCATATTTTATGGAAACGAGATTAA
- the uvrY gene encoding UvrY/SirA/GacA family response regulator transcription factor: protein MINVFLVDDHELVRTGIRRIIEDVRGMKVVGEADSGENSVKWCRANHADVILMDMNMPGIGGLEATKKILRFNPDIKIIVLTIHTENPFPTKVMQAGAAGYLTKGAAPDEMVNAIRMVNSGQRYISPEIAQQMALSQFSAPSDNPFKELSERELQIMMMITKGQKVTDISEQLNLSPKTVNSYRYRLFSKLNINGDVELTHLAIRYGMINTETL, encoded by the coding sequence GTGATAAATGTTTTCCTTGTAGATGATCACGAACTGGTTCGCACAGGGATTCGACGTATAATTGAAGACGTCCGTGGAATGAAAGTAGTAGGGGAAGCTGACAGTGGTGAGAATTCTGTAAAATGGTGCCGTGCTAATCACGCGGACGTTATTTTAATGGATATGAATATGCCAGGCATTGGTGGCCTTGAAGCGACCAAGAAAATTTTACGTTTCAATCCTGACATCAAAATCATTGTTCTAACAATACATACTGAAAACCCATTTCCAACCAAAGTCATGCAAGCGGGTGCTGCTGGTTACCTAACCAAAGGTGCTGCGCCAGATGAAATGGTTAATGCGATTAGAATGGTCAACAGCGGTCAGCGTTATATTTCCCCGGAAATAGCGCAACAGATGGCATTGAGCCAGTTTTCAGCACCTTCTGATAACCCATTTAAAGAACTATCTGAACGTGAACTGCAGATCATGATGATGATCACCAAAGGTCAAAAAGTGACGGATATTTCTGAGCAACTTAACCTTAGCCCTAAAACCGTCAATAGCTATCGCTACCGATTGTTTAGTAAGTTAAATATTAATGGTGATGTTGAGTTAACGCATCTCGCAATCCGTTACGGCATGATAAATACAGAGACGTTGTAG
- a CDS encoding DNA polymerase II has translation MNCSTAPNISQIEQGFVLTRQARDLHQSGSLTQIEIWVATDNGPTQLLIAAERSVFFVRQEQQQETSNTLKKHNITFEIQSLPLKTFNQELVCACYFSTIQLANQARNLLTQADIDHFEDDIRLTDRYLMERFIRGGIQFTGQFSQQKHYQKVTQARCKAADYQPNLSVVSLDIECSEKGILYSVGLDSHMDSRVIMIGDPQHGETGLHIQWVENEYALLIALIAWFEQFDPDIIIGWNVIDFDFRLLAKRAEWHKLPLKLGRAQQKLYFRQSNNTQQGFVSIPGRVVLDGIDTLKTATYHFNSWALESVAQSLLGEGKIIHDPFNRMDEINRQFREDKRSLATYNLQDCRLVTRIFEKTHLLQFAIERSRLTGVELDRIGGSVAAFTNLYLPQLHRAGYIAPNLHSENWFASPGGYVMDSDPGLYHSVLVLDFKSLYPSIIRTFLIDPMGLVEGLKLDIGKDEHQAVAGFRGGQFHRTKHFLPNMIEELWAARDIAKKNNEAAFSQAIKIIMNSFYGVLGSSGCRFFDTRLASSITMRGHEIMKQTRVLIEGKGYQVIYGDTDSLFVSLIEPHSQQQADQIGQKLIEEINLWWQQHIKDEYNLKSALELEYETHYQRFLMPTIRGSETGSKKRYCGLINTDGKEKMVFKGLESARTDWTPLSHHFQHKLYSMIFHDEDPQTFIRQYVEDTQNGHYDDDLVYQKRLRRKLSEYQKNIPPQVRAARLADDKNARLGRPLQYQNKGRIEYLFTLNGPEPKDYLESPIDYQHYIDKQIKPVADAILPFIGLDFESIIAPQIGLF, from the coding sequence TTGAATTGTTCTACAGCACCGAATATATCTCAGATAGAGCAAGGCTTTGTGCTAACACGCCAAGCTCGTGATTTGCATCAGTCTGGATCTCTTACACAAATAGAAATTTGGGTTGCTACAGATAACGGCCCGACTCAGTTATTGATTGCTGCTGAACGCAGTGTCTTTTTTGTTCGACAAGAGCAGCAACAAGAAACCAGCAACACGTTAAAAAAGCACAACATCACATTTGAGATCCAATCCCTTCCCCTTAAGACTTTTAACCAAGAGCTAGTGTGCGCTTGTTATTTCTCGACCATTCAACTCGCCAACCAAGCAAGAAACCTATTAACTCAAGCAGATATAGATCATTTTGAAGACGATATCCGCCTAACTGATCGTTACTTAATGGAACGGTTTATTCGCGGTGGCATTCAATTTACCGGCCAATTTTCACAACAAAAACATTACCAGAAAGTCACTCAAGCTCGCTGTAAAGCCGCTGATTATCAACCAAATCTTAGCGTTGTTTCTTTAGATATTGAATGTTCAGAGAAAGGTATTTTGTACTCGGTAGGTCTCGACTCTCACATGGACAGTCGAGTCATTATGATTGGCGATCCACAACACGGTGAAACTGGTCTTCATATTCAATGGGTGGAGAACGAATACGCCCTGCTAATCGCATTAATCGCTTGGTTTGAGCAATTTGACCCCGATATTATTATTGGATGGAATGTCATCGACTTCGATTTTCGACTGTTAGCTAAACGAGCCGAGTGGCATAAATTGCCGCTGAAGCTAGGAAGAGCACAACAAAAACTGTATTTCCGACAATCGAATAACACTCAGCAAGGCTTTGTTTCCATTCCCGGTCGAGTGGTACTTGATGGTATCGACACTCTCAAAACAGCAACCTACCATTTTAACTCCTGGGCGTTAGAGTCCGTCGCTCAAAGCTTACTCGGCGAAGGTAAAATTATCCATGACCCATTTAATCGTATGGATGAAATTAATCGCCAATTTAGAGAAGATAAACGGTCGCTCGCAACCTACAATTTGCAAGATTGCCGTTTAGTCACCCGCATTTTTGAAAAAACACATTTGCTGCAATTTGCGATTGAACGCTCTCGATTAACCGGCGTCGAACTCGATCGTATTGGTGGTTCAGTTGCGGCCTTTACCAATTTGTATTTACCGCAATTGCATCGAGCTGGATATATCGCCCCTAATCTTCATTCAGAAAACTGGTTTGCCAGCCCAGGTGGTTATGTCATGGATTCCGACCCAGGGCTCTACCACTCGGTGTTAGTACTCGATTTCAAATCACTCTACCCTTCGATTATCCGCACCTTTTTGATTGATCCCATGGGATTAGTCGAAGGCTTGAAGCTTGATATTGGCAAAGATGAACATCAAGCGGTTGCAGGGTTTCGTGGCGGGCAATTTCACCGTACCAAACATTTCTTACCCAACATGATTGAAGAATTGTGGGCTGCTCGTGATATTGCAAAGAAAAATAATGAAGCTGCCTTTTCGCAAGCCATCAAGATCATCATGAATTCATTTTACGGCGTGTTGGGTTCTTCTGGTTGTCGCTTCTTTGACACAAGGTTAGCGTCCTCGATTACCATGCGTGGGCATGAAATTATGAAGCAAACACGAGTATTAATCGAAGGTAAAGGTTACCAAGTGATTTATGGTGACACTGACTCTTTGTTTGTCTCTTTAATCGAACCTCACAGCCAACAACAAGCCGATCAAATTGGCCAAAAGCTGATTGAAGAAATTAACCTATGGTGGCAACAGCATATTAAAGATGAATATAACCTGAAATCTGCCTTAGAGCTTGAATACGAAACCCATTATCAACGCTTTTTAATGCCGACTATTCGAGGCTCAGAAACCGGATCAAAAAAACGCTATTGCGGCCTGATTAATACCGATGGAAAAGAAAAAATGGTCTTTAAAGGCCTTGAAAGTGCGCGTACCGACTGGACCCCTCTTTCTCATCATTTTCAACACAAACTGTATTCGATGATCTTTCATGATGAAGATCCACAAACGTTTATTCGCCAGTACGTCGAAGATACTCAAAATGGACATTATGACGACGATCTTGTTTATCAAAAGCGTTTACGTCGTAAGTTAAGTGAGTATCAAAAAAACATTCCACCGCAAGTACGTGCAGCACGATTAGCCGATGACAAAAATGCACGTTTAGGTCGCCCTCTTCAATATCAAAATAAAGGCCGAATTGAATACCTGTTCACACTCAATGGCCCTGAACCTAAAGATTACCTAGAAAGCCCAATCGATTATCAACACTATATCGATAAACAGATAAAGCCCGTTGCGGATGCGATTTTGCCTTTTATCGGACTAGACTTTGAATCGATTATCGCACCGCAAATTGGTCTATTTTAA
- the efpL gene encoding elongation factor P-like protein EfpL — protein MPKASEIKKNAVVELNGRVFSVREISKLTPSGRAGASLYRMRMYDVATGAKSDESFKADEILTLADFSRHSVMFSYIDGDEYVFMDNEDYTPYHFNKTAIEDEALFFNEETQGLSVVIVNEKPVAVELPSSVELEIAETSPSIKGASASARTKPATLTTGLVVQVPEYISNGEKIKINTAERKFMGRAD, from the coding sequence ATGCCTAAAGCTAGTGAAATTAAAAAAAATGCCGTTGTTGAACTTAACGGTCGAGTATTCTCAGTACGTGAAATCAGCAAGTTAACACCAAGTGGTCGTGCTGGTGCAAGCCTTTACCGCATGCGTATGTACGATGTAGCAACTGGTGCAAAATCGGATGAAAGCTTCAAAGCCGATGAGATTCTAACGCTTGCTGACTTTAGCCGTCATAGCGTCATGTTCTCGTATATCGATGGTGATGAGTATGTCTTCATGGACAATGAAGATTACACACCGTATCACTTCAATAAAACGGCCATTGAAGACGAAGCATTATTCTTCAACGAAGAGACTCAAGGTCTAAGCGTTGTTATCGTTAATGAAAAACCAGTTGCTGTTGAGCTTCCTTCAAGTGTTGAACTTGAAATTGCAGAAACGTCACCTTCGATTAAAGGTGCATCAGCGAGTGCTCGTACAAAACCTGCAACATTAACAACAGGTCTTGTGGTGCAAGTACCGGAATACATCTCAAACGGCGAAAAAATCAAAATCAACACGGCCGAGCGTAAGTTCATGGGCCGCGCAGACTAA